One stretch of Xanthomonas sp. DAR 35659 DNA includes these proteins:
- a CDS encoding DUF4124 domain-containing protein: protein MQIPPSILLLLCLCAAPAAAQKINRCTGADGSTVFSDRRCEDLGAIDRLPPRAAPSAGSEGASGLYRPQCVRRLSELAQQIRGAVDARDVNRLSTLYWWNGVSDEAARRILDRLDAITQRPLVAIVPVVPEPAAWPPPMPDALAQTHPGTSDTAPARTPADPGASDAPPRARATGLRLEQTLGGSATPTSTVLSLRRQYNCFWISF from the coding sequence ATGCAGATACCGCCGTCGATCCTCCTGCTGCTGTGCCTGTGTGCCGCGCCCGCAGCCGCGCAGAAGATCAACCGGTGCACCGGCGCCGACGGCTCCACCGTGTTCAGCGACCGCCGTTGCGAGGACCTCGGCGCGATCGATCGGCTGCCGCCGCGCGCCGCGCCCAGCGCCGGCAGCGAGGGCGCGAGCGGCCTGTACCGGCCGCAGTGCGTGCGTCGTCTCAGCGAACTGGCGCAGCAGATCCGCGGCGCGGTGGACGCACGCGACGTCAATCGCCTGTCCACGCTGTACTGGTGGAACGGCGTCTCGGACGAGGCGGCCCGGCGCATCCTCGACCGCCTCGACGCCATCACCCAGCGGCCGCTGGTCGCGATCGTGCCGGTCGTCCCGGAGCCGGCGGCCTGGCCACCGCCCATGCCCGATGCACTGGCCCAGACCCACCCAGGCACGTCCGACACAGCGCCTGCACGGACGCCAGCCGACCCCGGCGCTAGCGACGCGCCACCACGTGCGCGCGCGACCGGGCTGCGACTGGAGCAGACCCTCGGCGGCAGCGCGACGCCGACCTCGACCGTGCTGAGTCTGCGCCGGCAATACAACTGCTTCTGGATCAGCTTCTAG
- a CDS encoding Nudix family hydrolase, translated as MSEPLRSIHVVAGVITDARGRILLARRTEGRDLAGLWEFPGGKREPGETSEQALVRELQEELGIEATVGAQLMEVPQRYPDKRLRLEMRQVLAWKGTARGREGQALTWVAPDKLERYAMPPADQPVVAMLRQPDRYLVTPEPTAPERWLAALERALHGGVRRVQLRARSLSAAQWRPLAQAAAALCVARGVQVLVNRDVSLAQELGVGVHLGAEQLPQFDARPLPPGVCIGASCHSVEELQAAQRLGCDFAVVGPLAATASHPGAVGMGWDAFERLRENVALPLYPIGGLLPSQVAEARRHGGQGIAAIRGLWPEDVGAV; from the coding sequence ATGTCCGAACCGCTCAGATCCATCCACGTCGTCGCCGGGGTCATCACCGATGCCCGCGGCCGCATTCTGTTGGCCCGGCGCACCGAGGGGCGCGATCTGGCCGGGCTGTGGGAATTCCCGGGCGGCAAGCGCGAGCCGGGCGAGACCTCGGAGCAGGCGCTGGTGCGCGAGCTGCAGGAGGAACTTGGCATCGAGGCGACGGTCGGCGCGCAGCTGATGGAGGTGCCGCAGCGTTACCCGGACAAGCGGCTGCGCCTGGAAATGCGCCAGGTGCTGGCGTGGAAGGGCACCGCGCGCGGCCGCGAGGGTCAGGCGCTGACCTGGGTGGCGCCGGACAAGCTGGAGCGTTACGCGATGCCGCCGGCCGACCAGCCGGTGGTGGCGATGCTGCGGCAACCCGATCGCTACCTGGTGACGCCGGAGCCGACTGCGCCCGAGCGCTGGCTGGCGGCGCTGGAGCGGGCGCTGCACGGTGGAGTGCGCCGCGTGCAGTTGCGCGCGCGCAGCCTGTCGGCGGCGCAATGGCGGCCGCTGGCGCAGGCCGCCGCGGCGCTGTGCGTGGCGCGCGGCGTGCAGGTGCTGGTCAATCGCGACGTGAGCCTGGCGCAGGAACTTGGCGTCGGCGTGCACCTGGGGGCGGAGCAGTTGCCGCAGTTCGACGCGCGCCCGTTGCCGCCGGGGGTGTGCATCGGTGCGTCATGCCACAGCGTGGAGGAATTGCAGGCGGCGCAGCGGCTCGGTTGCGACTTCGCGGTGGTCGGTCCGCTGGCGGCCACCGCCAGCCATCCGGGCGCGGTGGGCATGGGCTGGGACGCCTTCGAACGCCTGCGCGAGAACGTAGCGCTGCCGCTGTATCCGATCGGCGGCCTGCTGCCGTCGCAGGTCGCCGAAGCGCGCCGCCACGGCGGTCAGGGCATCGCCGCGATCCGTGGGCTGTGGCCCGAGGACGTGGGCGCTGTCTAG